From the genome of Glycine max cultivar Williams 82 chromosome 2, Glycine_max_v4.0, whole genome shotgun sequence, one region includes:
- the LOC100777386 gene encoding uncharacterized protein has product MILNCVRVTAMPMMAVPRWRSTCCCASSSSSVSTINTDQLRSQLDQLHAEADATRTKATNARLRLLRLSEAAEKLKKQAAISIQKGQENYAREMLFQRKKVLQALDKSKRRIELLDELSTKLSEAISLKESQLIGNVTVNIEDSTEDASSPVRIISPKEEVQNDVTKDDSDPDTMEFSDIQDVQLSIESEGSPLDDKETQNLLESLSISTSNEEYIARNLSEISSYEDFMEHIDKKLSEIEAELVTVLNVSTLVLDNEERPKNSRLQQTIELLESIHGIRQRIRSTKEAKLRI; this is encoded by the exons ATGATATTGAACTGTGTCAGAGTGACAGCTATGCCTATGATGGCTGTTCCTAGGTGGAGATCCACCTGCTGCTgcgcttcttcttcgtcttcagTTTCAACCATCAACACAGACCAACTTCGTTCTCAACTTGATCAACTTCATGCAGAAGCTGATGCCACCAGAACCAAGG CAACTAATGCTAGATTGAGGCTTCTGCGACTGTCAGAGGCTGCAGAGAAGCTTAAAAAACAAGCAGCTATAAGCATTCAAAAGGGGCAGGAAAATTATGCAAGGGAAATGCTTTTTCAGAGGAAGAAAGTGTTGCAGGCTTTAGACAAGTCTAAAAGACGCATTGAATTGCTCGATGAGCTTTCCACCAAGCTAAGTGAG GCAATATCTTTGAAAGAAAGTCAGCTAATTGGAAATGTTACTGTGAACATTGAAGACTCAACAGAAGATGCTTCAAGTCCAGTTCGAATTATTTCTCCAAAGGAGGAAGTTCAAAATGATGTCACTAAGGATGACTCAGATCCTGATACGATGGAATTTAGTGATATTCAGGATGTGCAACTTTCTATCGAAAGTGAAGGAAGTCCACTGGATGATAAGGAGACTCAGAATCTTCTGGAATCCCTTAGTATCAGCACTTCAAATGAAGAATATATAGCCAGAAACTTGTCAGAAATATCCTCTTATGAGGATTTCATGGAACATATAGATAAAAAACTCAGTGAAATTGAAGCCGAACTAGTTACTGTTTTGAATGTCTCAACCTTGGTACTGGATAATGAAGAGAGACCAAAGAATTCTAGGTTGCAACAAACAATTGAACTCCTTGAGAGCATCCATGGCATTAGACAGAG AATTAGAAGTACCAAGGAGGCAAAATTGAGGATctaa
- the LOC100789115 gene encoding uncharacterized protein isoform X2 produces MVVEALVPLLESNMQAMNEDYSASFTSKMKKEGNHKTYSSTRDSNNNMQQGGELWTNGLICAFEFMRGNGPTKKKDYCLGRIGNSLNESDSHGDDFHLYCKEDLPRRYWRPIGWDRISELVQAVHSGDAQPFDFTDDESDVPVADVATPYWERPVGPTWWCHLDAADPFVTAWFGSSRWLHPAISIALQEESRLISDRMKHLLYEVPVRVAGGLLFELLGQSAGDPFAEEDDIPVVLRAWQAQNFLVTALHVKGSASNINVLGILEVQELLAAGGAKNPCSIHEVVAHLASRLARWDDRRSHEDLHLFTIILNQEIRRLSTQVIRVKWSLHAREEIVFELLKQLRGNAARALLEGVMKSTRQMIGEQEAVRGRLFIIQDVTQSTVRAWLQDRSLTVTHNLGIFGGCGLVLSIITGLFGINVDGIPGSSGTPYAFLLFTMILFVLGVVLIGIGLLYLGLKKPIIEENVALRKQELQELVRMFQHEAETHAQVRKTVPHKAQTAAVRPPNGANHRFIMSKLCSH; encoded by the exons ATGGTTGTGGAGGCTCTAGTTCCTCTTCTTGAGAGCAACATGCAAGCTATGAATGAAGACTATTCAGCTTCATTTACCAGTAAAATGAAGAAGGAGGGGAATCACAAAACCTATTCTTCCACCAGAGATAGTAACAATAACATGCAGCAGGGTGGGGAACTTTGGACTAATGGACTTATTTGTGCTTTTGAATTCATGAGGGGAAATGGACCTACCAAGAAGAAGGATTATTGCTTAGGGAGAATTGGAAACAGTTTGAATGAATCAGATTCACATGGAGATGATTTTCATTTGTATTGCAAAGAGGATCTTCCAAGGAGATACTGGAGACCAATTGGTTGGGATAGAATTTCTGAACTTGTTCAGGCAGTGCATAGTGGTGATGCACAGCCGTTTGATTTCACGGATGATGAGAGTGATGTTCCTGTTGCAGATGTAGCGACTCCTTACTGGGAACGCCCGGTGGGGCCCACGTGGTGGTGTCATTTGGATGCTGCTGATCCTTTTGTTACTGCCTGGTTTGGTAGTTCTCGCTGGTTGCATCCTGCCATCAGCATCGCTTTGCAAGAAGAAAGTAGATTAATAAGTGATAGAATGAAACACCTTCTGTACGAG GTTCCAGTTCGAGTTGCTGGAGGATTATTATTTGAACTTCTAGGGCAGTCTGCTGGTGATCCATTTGCTGAGGAAGATGACATTCCCGTTGTCTTACGGGCATGGCAGGCACAAAACTTTTTGGTGACTGCTTTGCATGTTAAGGGCTCTGCTTCAAATATCAATGTGTTAGGTATTTTAGAAGTTCAG GAACTGCTGGCTGCAGGAGGTGCTAAAAATCCATGCAGCATTCATGAGGTTGTAGCACACCTAGCTAGCCGACTTGCACGATGGGATGATAG GAGGAGCCATGAGGATCTGCATCTGTTCACTATAATACTGAACCAAGAAATTAGAAGATTATCAACCCAG GTTATAAGAGTGAAATGGTCACTCCATGCAAGAGAGGAAATTGTTTTTGAACTTCTTAAACAGTTGAGAGGAAATGCAGCAAGAGCATTGCTGGAAGGAGTAATGAAGAGTACAAGGCAAATGATTGGGGAGCAAGAAGCAGTTCGAGGTCGCTTATTCATAATCCAGGATGTGACGCAAAGCACAGTCCGGGCATGGTTgcag GACAGAAGCCTCACAGTTACCCATAACTTGGGAATATTCGGGGGTTGTGGCCTTGTTCTTTCCATCATAACTGGACTATTTGGCATAAATGTGGATGGAATACCTGGATCTTCAGGAACTCCTTATGCCTTTCTTCTATTCACCATGATCCTCTTTGTGCTAGGGGTCGTGCTAATTGGAATTGGATTGCTTTACCTTGGCCTGAAAAAACCCATCATTGAAGAAAATGTTGCACTGAGAAAGCAAGAGCTTCAAGAGCTAGTCAGGATGTTtcaacatgaagcagaaactcATGCACAAGTACGGAAAACGGTGCCTCACAAGGCTCAAACTGCAGCAGTTCGGCCACCAAATGGTGCAAATCATCGTTTCATAATGTCAAAGTTGTGCAGTCACTAG
- the LOC100789639 gene encoding two-pore potassium channel 3: protein MQESLLRSCSRKADSPNRSSPGELSIHDLALALAPSLFQSSSHHVTNEAKTSMHLIANLAFKKGKFIHRSRSAPSLLFTDMGLDFQEPSEPHKSSTSIVRLSFLGVFLYVAIGVTVYMTSGSFRGTTTFRPVDAVYFTMVTLCTIGYGDIVPDSTFTKIFTCGFILVGFGFLGFLLNGLVAYICDTQEAFLLSMMDENRYKKILRTYMVDEEKGRMRIRTKVCLALAVVIGCIAIGTVTVHLVEDLNWDDSIYLSITSVTTVGYGDFSLRTVTGRCFAIIWLLVSTLAVARAFIYLTEYSIHKRNRKMAQWVLQKKITLSDLAAADLDNDGSISKSDFVIYKLKQMGKITEIDILQISKQFDSLEHGMYGKITLADLMDTV from the exons ATGCAGGAGTCCCTCCTGAGATCTTGCTCTAGGAAAGCAGACTCACCAAACAGATCATCACCTGGGGAACTATCTATCCATGATCTTGCTCTTGCCCTTGCCCCATCCCTGTTCCAATCTAGTTCTCATCATGTCACCAATGAAGCCAAGACTTCTATGCACCTCATAGCCAACTTGGCCTTCAAGAAAGGAAAGTTTATCCATCGCTCTCGCTCTGCACCATCTTTATTATTCACTGACATGGGATTAGATTTTCAAGAACCATCTGAACCACACAAGTCATCAACTTCAATAGTGAGGCTATCTTTTCTTGGTGTTTTCTTGTATGTGGCAATTGGGGTGACAGTGTACATGACTAGTGGGAGTTTCAGGGGCACTACCACTTTCAGGCCTGTAGATGCTGTGTACTTTACAATGGTAACTCTGTGCACTATTGGATATGGAGATATTGTTCCTGACTCCACGTTTACCAAGATCTTTACATGTGGTTTCATTTTGGTGGGTTTTGGATTTCTTGGTTTTCTGCTCAATGGATTGGTTGCATACATTTGTGATACACAAGAGGCATTCTTGTTGAGCATGATGGATGAGAATAGATATAAGAAAATTCTCAGGACTTATATGGTTGATGAAGAGAAAGGAAGAATGAGAATAAGAACCAAAGTTTGTCTGGCTTTGGCTGTTGTGATTGGCTGCATTGCTATAGGAACAGTCACAGTGCACTTAGTTGAGGACCTGAATTGGGATGACAGTATTTATCTCTCCATTACTTCGGTTACAACGGTTGGTTATGGGGATTTTTCTCTCAGAACAGTAACCGGAAGATGCTTTGCAATTATATGGCTTTTGGTAAGCACACTGGCAGTTGCCAGGGCCTTTATATACCTTACTGAATATAGTATTCACAAGAGAAATCGTAAGATGGCACAATGGGTTCTTCAGAAGAAGATAACCTTATCAGATTTAGCAGCTGCAGACCTTGATAATGATGGATCAATCAG CAAGTCTGACTTTGTCATATACAAGCTTAAGCAAATGGGGAAGATTACTGAGATAGACATTCTGCAAATAAGCAAACAATTTGATTCCTTGGAACATGGCATGTATGGCAAGATTACTCTTGCTGACCTCATGGATACTGTCTAA
- the LOC100789115 gene encoding uncharacterized protein isoform X3 — MVVEALVPLLESNMQAMNEDYSASFTSKMKKEGNHKTYSSTRDSNNNMQQGGELWTNGLICAFEFMRGNGPTKKKDYCLGRIGNSLNESDSHGDDFHLYCKEDLPRRYWRPIGWDRISELVQAVHSGDAQPFDFTDDESDVPVADVATPYWERPVGPTWWCHLDAADPFVTAWFGSSRWLHPAISIALQEESRLISDRMKHLLYEVPVRVAGGLLFELLGQSAGDPFAEEDDIPVVLRAWQAQNFLVTALHVKGSASNINVLGILEVQELLAAGGAKNPCSIHEVVAHLASRLARWDDRLFRKHIFGAADEVELMFMNRRSHEDLHLFTIILNQEIRRLSTQVIRVKWSLHAREEIVFELLKQLRGNAARALLEGVMKSTRQMIGEQEAVRGRLFIIQDVTQSTVRAWLQGSC, encoded by the exons ATGGTTGTGGAGGCTCTAGTTCCTCTTCTTGAGAGCAACATGCAAGCTATGAATGAAGACTATTCAGCTTCATTTACCAGTAAAATGAAGAAGGAGGGGAATCACAAAACCTATTCTTCCACCAGAGATAGTAACAATAACATGCAGCAGGGTGGGGAACTTTGGACTAATGGACTTATTTGTGCTTTTGAATTCATGAGGGGAAATGGACCTACCAAGAAGAAGGATTATTGCTTAGGGAGAATTGGAAACAGTTTGAATGAATCAGATTCACATGGAGATGATTTTCATTTGTATTGCAAAGAGGATCTTCCAAGGAGATACTGGAGACCAATTGGTTGGGATAGAATTTCTGAACTTGTTCAGGCAGTGCATAGTGGTGATGCACAGCCGTTTGATTTCACGGATGATGAGAGTGATGTTCCTGTTGCAGATGTAGCGACTCCTTACTGGGAACGCCCGGTGGGGCCCACGTGGTGGTGTCATTTGGATGCTGCTGATCCTTTTGTTACTGCCTGGTTTGGTAGTTCTCGCTGGTTGCATCCTGCCATCAGCATCGCTTTGCAAGAAGAAAGTAGATTAATAAGTGATAGAATGAAACACCTTCTGTACGAG GTTCCAGTTCGAGTTGCTGGAGGATTATTATTTGAACTTCTAGGGCAGTCTGCTGGTGATCCATTTGCTGAGGAAGATGACATTCCCGTTGTCTTACGGGCATGGCAGGCACAAAACTTTTTGGTGACTGCTTTGCATGTTAAGGGCTCTGCTTCAAATATCAATGTGTTAGGTATTTTAGAAGTTCAG GAACTGCTGGCTGCAGGAGGTGCTAAAAATCCATGCAGCATTCATGAGGTTGTAGCACACCTAGCTAGCCGACTTGCACGATGGGATGATAG GTTGTTTCGTAAACACATCTTTGGGGCTGCAGATGAAGTTGAATTGATGTTTATGAACAG GAGGAGCCATGAGGATCTGCATCTGTTCACTATAATACTGAACCAAGAAATTAGAAGATTATCAACCCAG GTTATAAGAGTGAAATGGTCACTCCATGCAAGAGAGGAAATTGTTTTTGAACTTCTTAAACAGTTGAGAGGAAATGCAGCAAGAGCATTGCTGGAAGGAGTAATGAAGAGTACAAGGCAAATGATTGGGGAGCAAGAAGCAGTTCGAGGTCGCTTATTCATAATCCAGGATGTGACGCAAAGCACAGTCCGGGCATGGTTgcag GGGTCGTGCTAA
- the LOC100778444 gene encoding probable receptor-like protein kinase At2g42960 isoform X1, with the protein MILIDLLQPIMSSNSSLNMELSKKTSFLGLKRWVLIGIGVGAFIVLILCILSIWAMFRRKCRRSLDKYSVSQIPNVSKDIDVDKVGVQSSHVQPENVVIPVHDKASDKNSDNVSVHLGKSKSGDPDNISQCSSIYHHERGFSSMSAEEGSSGNVKKQSTLSHGGLATASPLVGLPEFSHLGWGHWFTLRDLEMATNRFSSENIIGEGGYGIVYRGRLINGTEVAVKKLLNNLGQAEKEFRVEVEAIGHVRHKHLVRLLGYCVEGVHRLLVYEYVNNGNLEQWLHGNMHQYGTLTWEARMKVILGTAKALAYLHEAIEPKVIHRDIKSSNILIDDEFNAKVSDFGLAKLLDSGESHITTRVMGTFGYVAPEYANSGLLNEKSDIYSFGVLLLEAVTGRDPVDYARPANEVNLVEWLKTMVGTRRAEEVVDSSLEVKPPLRALKRTLLVALRCIDPDADKRPKMSQVVRMLEADEYPFREDRRKRKSGTASMEIETVKDISGPSDAEKMVISESHVEEG; encoded by the exons ATGATATTGATTGACTTGTTGCAACCAATTATGTCATCCAACAGTTCTTTGAATATGGAATTGTCAAAGAAGACATCATTTTTGGGTTTGAAACGATGGGTTTTGATTGGGATAGGTGTCGGTGCATTTATTGTGCTAATTCTGTGTATATTATCGATATGGGCGATGTTTCGGAGAAAGTGTAGGAGATCTCTGGACAAGTATTCTGTATCCCAAATACCAAATGTCTCAAAAGATATAGATGTTGACAAGGTTGGGGTGCAGAGTTCTCATGTTCAACCAGAAAATGTGGTTATTCCTGTTCATGACAAGGCAAGTGATAAGAATTCAGATAATGTATCAGTTCATTTAGGGAAGAGCAAATCTGGTGATCCTGATAATATCAGTCAGTGCAGCTCAATTTATCATCATGAGAGAGGATTTAGTTCAATGTCGGCCGAAGAAGGAAGCTCTGGGAATGTTAAGAAGCAATCTACATTGTCACATGGAGGGCTGGCCACTGCCTCTCCTTTAGTTGGCTTACCAGAATTTTCTCATCTTGGGTGGGGCCACTGGTTTACACTTAGAGATCTGGAAATGGCAACCAATCGTTTCTCAAGCGAAAACATCATTGGTGAAGGTGGATATGGCATTGTTTACAGGGGCAGACTGATTAATGGGACTGAGGTGGCAGTGAAGAAGCTTCTTAACAACTT GGGACAAGCTGAGAAAGAATTCAGGGTTGAAGTGGAGGCTATCGGCCATGTTAGACATAAGCATCTTGTACGCCTTCTTGGATATTGTGTAGAAGGAGTTCATAG GCTGCTTGTGTATGAATATGTGAACAATGGTAACTTAGAACAATGGTTACATGGAAACATGCACCAATATGGGACGCTTACCTGGGAGGCCCGCATGAAAGTTATACTTGGCACTGCCAAAGC GCTTGCTTATTTACATGAAGCAATAGAACCAAAAGTTATTCACCGGGATATAAAGTCTAGCAACATATTGATTGACGATGAATTCAATGCAAAGGTTTCTGATTTTGGTCTGGCCAAACTTTTGGATTCAGGCGAAAGTCACATAACCACTAGAGTAATGGGAACGTTTGG TTACGTGGCACCAGAATATGCTAACAGTGGTTTGTTAAATGAGAAGAGTGACATTTACAGCTTTGGTGTCCTCTTACTGGAAGCAGTTACTGGAAGGGATCCTGTAGACTATGCGCGCCCTGCTAATGAG GTTAATCTAGTTGAATGGCTCAAAACAATGGTGGGGACAAGGAGGGCCGAAGAAGTAGTGGACTCAAGCCTTGAAGTTAAACCACCGCTGCGTGCTTTGAAGCGCACTCTTTTGGTTGCACTCAGGTGTATTGATCCTGACGCTGACAAGAGGCCTAAAATGAGTCAAGTTGTGAGGATGCTTGAAGCTGACGAATATCCATTTCGAGAG gatagaaggaaaagaaagagtggCACTGCCAGCATGGAAATTGAAACCGTGAAGGATATTTCTGGTCCATCTGATGCTGAAAAGATGGTAATTTCTGAAAGCCACGTTGAAGAAGGATAG
- the LOC100790175 gene encoding WRKY transcription factor 71 — translation MANEKDRFYDPFHYNNHHDQQLNHSSSSFPLFFRDNNNNSAPISSQNFQGFDDHNNNSSSDHHHTTFTDCLHGSMDYNTLSRVFDMSCSSSEVISSIDENPKKPSAGGDSVGVRGNQSTPNSSVSSPSNEAEAIIEEDSTKSQKDKQPKACEADGDEKPKKENKPKKKEKKPREPRFAFLTKSEIDHLEDGYRWRKYGQKAVKNSPYPRSYYRCTSQKCGVKKRVERSFQDPTIVITTYEGQHNHHCPATLRGSAASMLSSPSFFGSSYMASSLPQDFLAQLVPSYSQINDHQSPMFHQNLSHNLHPQPQQQHQFQLSHDHGLLQDLLPSFPGKHEP, via the exons ATGGCGAATGAGAAGGACCGTTTTTATGATCCCTTTCATTACAACAACCACCATGATCAGCAACTCAACCACTCATCATCAAGCTTTCCATTATTCTTTAgggacaacaacaacaattctGCACCAATTAGCTCACAAAACTTTCAAGGGTTTGATGATCATAATAATAACTCTTCTTCTGATCATCATCACACCACTTTCACTGACTGCTTACATGGTTCCATGGATTACAACACCCTCTCTAGAGTCTTTGACATGTCTTGTTCATCTTCTGAAGTGATCTCCTCCATTGATGAAAACCCCAAGAAGCCTAGTGCAGGAGGAGACTCTGTGGGGGTCAGGGGGAACCAATCAACACCTAATTCATCTGTCTCTTCGCCATCCAATGAAGCTGAAGCAATTATAGAAGAAGACTCAACCAAGAGCCAGAAAGATAAGCAGCCAAAAGCGTGTGAAGCTGATGGAGATGAAAAGCCTAAGAAAGA GAACAaacccaaaaagaaagagaaaaagccAAGGGAGCCTCGTTTTGCCTTCTTGACTAAAAGTGAGATCGATCATCTTGAAGATGGATACAGATGGAGAAAATATGGACAGAAAGCGGTCAAGAATAGTCCATACCCaag GAGCTATTATAGATGCACGAGTCAGAAGTGCGGTGTAAAGAAAAGGGTGGAGAGGTCATTCCAGGACCCAACAATTGTGATCACAACATACGAAGGGCAACACAACCATCACTGTCCAGCAACTCTGAGGGGCAGTGCTGCAAGCATGTTGTCATCACCTTCCTTTTTTGGTTCCTCTTATATGGCGTCAAGCTTACCCCAAGATTTTCTTGCTCAGTTGGTTCCAAGTTATAGCCAAATTAATGATCACCAAAGTCCAATGTTTCACCAAAACCTTTCCCATAATCTCCATCCACAGCCTCAACAGCAGCACCAGTTCCAACTCTCTCATGACCATGGTTTGTTGCAAGACCTACTACCATCATTCCCTGGCAAACACGAGCCATGA
- the LOC100778444 gene encoding probable receptor-like protein kinase At2g42960 isoform X2 gives MLTRLGCRVLMFNQKMWLFLFMTSSIYHHERGFSSMSAEEGSSGNVKKQSTLSHGGLATASPLVGLPEFSHLGWGHWFTLRDLEMATNRFSSENIIGEGGYGIVYRGRLINGTEVAVKKLLNNLGQAEKEFRVEVEAIGHVRHKHLVRLLGYCVEGVHRLLVYEYVNNGNLEQWLHGNMHQYGTLTWEARMKVILGTAKALAYLHEAIEPKVIHRDIKSSNILIDDEFNAKVSDFGLAKLLDSGESHITTRVMGTFGYVAPEYANSGLLNEKSDIYSFGVLLLEAVTGRDPVDYARPANEVNLVEWLKTMVGTRRAEEVVDSSLEVKPPLRALKRTLLVALRCIDPDADKRPKMSQVVRMLEADEYPFREDRRKRKSGTASMEIETVKDISGPSDAEKMVISESHVEEG, from the exons ATGTTGACAAGGTTGGGGTGCAGAGTTCTCATGTTCAACCAGAAAATGTGGTTATTCCTGTTCATGACAAG CTCAATTTATCATCATGAGAGAGGATTTAGTTCAATGTCGGCCGAAGAAGGAAGCTCTGGGAATGTTAAGAAGCAATCTACATTGTCACATGGAGGGCTGGCCACTGCCTCTCCTTTAGTTGGCTTACCAGAATTTTCTCATCTTGGGTGGGGCCACTGGTTTACACTTAGAGATCTGGAAATGGCAACCAATCGTTTCTCAAGCGAAAACATCATTGGTGAAGGTGGATATGGCATTGTTTACAGGGGCAGACTGATTAATGGGACTGAGGTGGCAGTGAAGAAGCTTCTTAACAACTT GGGACAAGCTGAGAAAGAATTCAGGGTTGAAGTGGAGGCTATCGGCCATGTTAGACATAAGCATCTTGTACGCCTTCTTGGATATTGTGTAGAAGGAGTTCATAG GCTGCTTGTGTATGAATATGTGAACAATGGTAACTTAGAACAATGGTTACATGGAAACATGCACCAATATGGGACGCTTACCTGGGAGGCCCGCATGAAAGTTATACTTGGCACTGCCAAAGC GCTTGCTTATTTACATGAAGCAATAGAACCAAAAGTTATTCACCGGGATATAAAGTCTAGCAACATATTGATTGACGATGAATTCAATGCAAAGGTTTCTGATTTTGGTCTGGCCAAACTTTTGGATTCAGGCGAAAGTCACATAACCACTAGAGTAATGGGAACGTTTGG TTACGTGGCACCAGAATATGCTAACAGTGGTTTGTTAAATGAGAAGAGTGACATTTACAGCTTTGGTGTCCTCTTACTGGAAGCAGTTACTGGAAGGGATCCTGTAGACTATGCGCGCCCTGCTAATGAG GTTAATCTAGTTGAATGGCTCAAAACAATGGTGGGGACAAGGAGGGCCGAAGAAGTAGTGGACTCAAGCCTTGAAGTTAAACCACCGCTGCGTGCTTTGAAGCGCACTCTTTTGGTTGCACTCAGGTGTATTGATCCTGACGCTGACAAGAGGCCTAAAATGAGTCAAGTTGTGAGGATGCTTGAAGCTGACGAATATCCATTTCGAGAG gatagaaggaaaagaaagagtggCACTGCCAGCATGGAAATTGAAACCGTGAAGGATATTTCTGGTCCATCTGATGCTGAAAAGATGGTAATTTCTGAAAGCCACGTTGAAGAAGGATAG
- the LOC100789115 gene encoding uncharacterized protein isoform X1 gives MVVEALVPLLESNMQAMNEDYSASFTSKMKKEGNHKTYSSTRDSNNNMQQGGELWTNGLICAFEFMRGNGPTKKKDYCLGRIGNSLNESDSHGDDFHLYCKEDLPRRYWRPIGWDRISELVQAVHSGDAQPFDFTDDESDVPVADVATPYWERPVGPTWWCHLDAADPFVTAWFGSSRWLHPAISIALQEESRLISDRMKHLLYEVPVRVAGGLLFELLGQSAGDPFAEEDDIPVVLRAWQAQNFLVTALHVKGSASNINVLGILEVQELLAAGGAKNPCSIHEVVAHLASRLARWDDRLFRKHIFGAADEVELMFMNRRSHEDLHLFTIILNQEIRRLSTQVIRVKWSLHAREEIVFELLKQLRGNAARALLEGVMKSTRQMIGEQEAVRGRLFIIQDVTQSTVRAWLQDRSLTVTHNLGIFGGCGLVLSIITGLFGINVDGIPGSSGTPYAFLLFTMILFVLGVVLIGIGLLYLGLKKPIIEENVALRKQELQELVRMFQHEAETHAQVRKTVPHKAQTAAVRPPNGANHRFIMSKLCSH, from the exons ATGGTTGTGGAGGCTCTAGTTCCTCTTCTTGAGAGCAACATGCAAGCTATGAATGAAGACTATTCAGCTTCATTTACCAGTAAAATGAAGAAGGAGGGGAATCACAAAACCTATTCTTCCACCAGAGATAGTAACAATAACATGCAGCAGGGTGGGGAACTTTGGACTAATGGACTTATTTGTGCTTTTGAATTCATGAGGGGAAATGGACCTACCAAGAAGAAGGATTATTGCTTAGGGAGAATTGGAAACAGTTTGAATGAATCAGATTCACATGGAGATGATTTTCATTTGTATTGCAAAGAGGATCTTCCAAGGAGATACTGGAGACCAATTGGTTGGGATAGAATTTCTGAACTTGTTCAGGCAGTGCATAGTGGTGATGCACAGCCGTTTGATTTCACGGATGATGAGAGTGATGTTCCTGTTGCAGATGTAGCGACTCCTTACTGGGAACGCCCGGTGGGGCCCACGTGGTGGTGTCATTTGGATGCTGCTGATCCTTTTGTTACTGCCTGGTTTGGTAGTTCTCGCTGGTTGCATCCTGCCATCAGCATCGCTTTGCAAGAAGAAAGTAGATTAATAAGTGATAGAATGAAACACCTTCTGTACGAG GTTCCAGTTCGAGTTGCTGGAGGATTATTATTTGAACTTCTAGGGCAGTCTGCTGGTGATCCATTTGCTGAGGAAGATGACATTCCCGTTGTCTTACGGGCATGGCAGGCACAAAACTTTTTGGTGACTGCTTTGCATGTTAAGGGCTCTGCTTCAAATATCAATGTGTTAGGTATTTTAGAAGTTCAG GAACTGCTGGCTGCAGGAGGTGCTAAAAATCCATGCAGCATTCATGAGGTTGTAGCACACCTAGCTAGCCGACTTGCACGATGGGATGATAG GTTGTTTCGTAAACACATCTTTGGGGCTGCAGATGAAGTTGAATTGATGTTTATGAACAG GAGGAGCCATGAGGATCTGCATCTGTTCACTATAATACTGAACCAAGAAATTAGAAGATTATCAACCCAG GTTATAAGAGTGAAATGGTCACTCCATGCAAGAGAGGAAATTGTTTTTGAACTTCTTAAACAGTTGAGAGGAAATGCAGCAAGAGCATTGCTGGAAGGAGTAATGAAGAGTACAAGGCAAATGATTGGGGAGCAAGAAGCAGTTCGAGGTCGCTTATTCATAATCCAGGATGTGACGCAAAGCACAGTCCGGGCATGGTTgcag GACAGAAGCCTCACAGTTACCCATAACTTGGGAATATTCGGGGGTTGTGGCCTTGTTCTTTCCATCATAACTGGACTATTTGGCATAAATGTGGATGGAATACCTGGATCTTCAGGAACTCCTTATGCCTTTCTTCTATTCACCATGATCCTCTTTGTGCTAGGGGTCGTGCTAATTGGAATTGGATTGCTTTACCTTGGCCTGAAAAAACCCATCATTGAAGAAAATGTTGCACTGAGAAAGCAAGAGCTTCAAGAGCTAGTCAGGATGTTtcaacatgaagcagaaactcATGCACAAGTACGGAAAACGGTGCCTCACAAGGCTCAAACTGCAGCAGTTCGGCCACCAAATGGTGCAAATCATCGTTTCATAATGTCAAAGTTGTGCAGTCACTAG